The Flavobacteriales bacterium genome has a segment encoding these proteins:
- a CDS encoding gliding motility-associated C-terminal domain-containing protein, which yields MRYLILLSSLFIGNVIYSQCNQLNWQNPSFEGGPTPPPAHQLPPDWINCNGTTSDTQPGNWGINLPATNGSQYIGLVAIPGWQETASQFISGCLVPGVTYTFTVDVAGQDDQSGSGSCPGNLVLWAGNPGVTSGSACDFASQVWTSPQITNGMGWTTMTVSFTPTQNFCSLTWQAINDPSCTSTTFSVQIDNLSPISPFQVVPLTEVDVTCFGSNNGSASIQNPTGGVAPYTIVWSPAPPSGQGTTAVSGLAGGTYTCTVTDAAGCSGAATFTIDEPSQLQLNISNSQGGNCSDPAVLLANVTGGDGNYSYSWTGGSSASTITVNPPNSGSYSVNVTDGSGCSVSSSINVQFGTAPTIDGGADQNICPGDPITISTTGNGSNFIWFENGVLSSNTNSSIQANPTVTTTYIVITGDTSACFDADTITVFVNTAGTISINAAGPFCGNGPNVQLQANQAGGVWSGTGIIDPQNGTFDPSLVTNSPAQITYTVPGNCGGSATTSIVVNNVSSSFSANPGQGSMPLEVNFTNTSQGGSNFIWDLGNGSFSTSADTVSTQYLDEGTYQVMLISQNGACSDTSYATITVFGPFSIFIPNVFSPNGDGVNDVFTVLTEGVTDLEMVIYDRWGLKVGAFSGINGSWNGQNKAKDCPEGTYYYLLNCTKVDGSKFEQQGTVTLIRK from the coding sequence ATGAGATACCTTATCCTGCTTTCGTCCCTGTTTATAGGAAATGTGATTTATTCACAGTGCAATCAGTTGAACTGGCAAAACCCTTCATTTGAGGGTGGACCAACACCGCCGCCGGCTCATCAATTACCGCCGGATTGGATCAATTGTAATGGAACAACTTCCGATACACAACCTGGAAACTGGGGTATTAATTTACCTGCTACCAATGGTTCGCAGTATATTGGACTCGTAGCCATTCCGGGATGGCAGGAAACAGCTTCTCAATTTATTTCCGGATGTTTGGTTCCAGGTGTTACATATACGTTTACAGTTGATGTGGCTGGACAAGATGATCAATCCGGTTCCGGTTCTTGCCCGGGAAACCTTGTCCTTTGGGCAGGAAATCCTGGAGTAACTTCCGGTTCAGCTTGCGACTTCGCATCACAGGTGTGGACTTCACCTCAAATTACTAATGGAATGGGATGGACCACCATGACTGTTTCATTTACGCCAACTCAAAATTTCTGTAGTTTAACCTGGCAAGCTATTAATGATCCTAGTTGTACAAGTACCACTTTTTCTGTTCAGATTGATAATTTGAGTCCGATTTCTCCTTTTCAGGTTGTACCCTTAACTGAAGTGGATGTAACCTGTTTTGGTAGTAACAACGGTTCTGCTTCAATTCAAAATCCAACGGGTGGAGTAGCACCTTATACGATTGTTTGGTCGCCTGCGCCTCCAAGTGGACAAGGTACAACTGCTGTTTCCGGTTTGGCAGGTGGTACATATACCTGTACAGTTACAGATGCAGCCGGTTGTTCTGGCGCTGCAACATTTACCATCGATGAACCAAGTCAACTTCAATTGAACATTAGCAATTCACAAGGTGGAAATTGTTCCGATCCTGCTGTTTTGCTAGCGAATGTTACAGGAGGTGACGGGAATTATTCATACAGTTGGACCGGCGGAAGTTCTGCTTCTACCATTACTGTTAATCCTCCAAATTCCGGTAGTTATTCTGTAAATGTTACGGATGGTTCAGGTTGTTCTGTTTCCTCTTCCATCAATGTACAATTTGGAACTGCACCAACAATCGACGGCGGTGCAGATCAGAATATTTGTCCGGGAGATCCGATTACGATTTCAACCACAGGAAATGGAAGTAATTTTATTTGGTTCGAAAATGGAGTATTGTCTTCTAATACGAATTCTTCCATACAAGCAAATCCAACTGTAACCACCACTTACATCGTAATTACAGGTGACACTAGTGCATGTTTTGATGCTGATACAATTACAGTATTTGTTAATACTGCAGGAACAATAAGCATTAATGCGGCTGGTCCATTTTGCGGTAACGGTCCTAACGTACAACTTCAGGCTAACCAGGCTGGGGGAGTGTGGTCCGGTACCGGAATTATCGATCCTCAAAATGGAACTTTCGATCCATCTTTAGTTACTAATTCACCTGCTCAAATTACATATACCGTTCCAGGAAATTGCGGTGGATCTGCAACGACTTCTATTGTTGTTAATAATGTAAGCTCTTCCTTCTCCGCAAATCCGGGTCAAGGTTCCATGCCTCTCGAAGTAAATTTCACCAACACATCACAAGGTGGTTCTAACTTTATTTGGGATTTAGGCAATGGCTCTTTTTCTACTTCGGCAGATACCGTTTCAACACAATATCTCGATGAAGGAACTTACCAGGTAATGTTGATTTCGCAAAATGGTGCTTGTTCAGATACCAGTTATGCCACCATTACTGTTTTTGGTCCCTTCTCTATCTTTATTCCCAATGTGTTTTCACCTAATGGTGATGGTGTGAATGATGTGTTTACCGTGTTAACCGAAGGCGTTACCGATTTGGAAATGGTGATTTACGATCGCTGGGGACTCAAAGTTGGTGCTTTCTCCGGTATTAACGGAAGTTGGAATGGTCAGAATAAAGCCAAGGATTGTCCGGAAGGAACCTATTACTATTTGTTGAACTGTACTAAGGTTGATGGATCTAAATTTGAACAACAGGGTACAGTTACCTTGATTAGGAAGTAA